Part of the Catalinimonas alkaloidigena genome is shown below.
CCGAAGTTGATGCAAATGTAGTTTCTTATAGAGATGAAGGGCTAAACCCCGGCGCCAATTATTGTTATCGCTTGGTCGCCGTTTATCCTCAACCCGGAGGAGGGAAAAGCTATGCTTCTGAAGAAGCATGTGCTCAGATGTTAGCCGATGCTCCCATCATTACTAAAGTCAGTATTGATCAAACCGATATGGAAAACGGAGCGATTAGCATAGGCTGGCGTTCACCTTTTGAAATTGACGAAGCATTATTCCCTCCCCCTTTTACCTATGAGGTGGTAAGAGTTAATCAGCAAAATCCTGAGGGAGCAGGAGAAGTAATTTCTCCAAGGATAGCGGATACTACTTTTGTAGATACTGAACTGAACACGCTGGATGATGTGTATGGTTACAAAATATATCTATACGATGCCAGTGATGATTTAATTGACTCATCTGCGGTGGCATTCTCTGTTAGGCTAGAACCCACTCCATTGGTAGGTAGTATAGCATTAGAGTGGTCAGCTGATGTTCCATGGTCAAATAATTCACCAGAATTTCCATACCACTATATTTATAGAAATAATGTAAATGCAGATGACGAAAGTCAATTTGTACTTATTGATAGCGTAAATGTGAGTGATGGTAACTTCTCATATCTTGATGATGGAAGTTTTAATAATATTGAACTTTCTGATGAAGAAGAGTACTGCTACTATATACTTACCCAAGGTAGCTATGGTAATGACCAAATCAACCCTCCTCCACTGATCAATTTATCACAAATAGCCTGTGCACAGCCAAATGACACTATTCCACCTTGTACGCCATTAGCTTTAAGTATTCCTGATGGATCATTAGAGAGCTGTGAAGTTATCGTAGGTGAAAATTCATGTGATTTTCAAAACTTTGAAAATATATTAGTCTGGGAAGAAGACACTGAAGCATCATGTGACGATGACATACGTTTTTATAATGTTTATTTCTCGGAAAGTGGTGAAGAAGGCACTTTCAATATTATAGGAACTACTGATGAAGCCCGCTATGTACATGGTCCTATATCGTCTTTGGCAGGTTGCTATCGCATTTCAGCAGTTGACCGTTCAGGGAATGAAAGTGGGTTAAGTGAGCCAATTTGTAACGATAACTGCCCATATTATGAACTGCCAAATGTATTTACCCCCAATGGGGATGGCGTAAATGATACTTTCAGACCTATGGATGGCTCTAATGGCGATTTTAGCAGGTGTCCCAGATTTGTAGAAAGTATAACGCTTAGAGTTCATAACCGCTGGGGGAAAGAAGTTTATGCGTATCAATCAGGTAACGAAAATAGTATTTACATTGATTGGGATGGGAGAACTGAAAGTGGAGACTTACTTGCTCCCGGAGTTTATTATTATGTAGCTGATGTTACTTTTATTACCCTTGATCCTGCCAGAAGCCAGCAAACCATTAAAGGTTGGGTAAACATCGTTTATGGAAGAGAACAACTCTGATATTTACCATGATATCGTATTATTTGATGGCGTGTGCATTCTATGTAATCACGCCGTCAGTTTTATTATTAACCGAGATAAACACAAAAGATTTAAATTTGCTTCTTTGCAATCTAGCTTTGGTATAGAAATACAAAAAAAGTATTGTCTTCAAACTCACACTATGGATAGCTTGGTACTTTTCAGTAAAAATAAATCTTATCTAAAAAGTAGAGCTGCATTAGAAATAGCTAAAAAGCTAAACGGGCTCTGGCCCATTGTATACATTTTTATCCTTGTTCCTCCCCCAGTTCGTAACACGGTTTACGATCTGCTTGCCAAATACCGTTATAATATATTTGGAAAATCCGAAAGCTGTAACTATCCTTCGGACGAACTGAAAGAGAGGTTCATAGAATATTAACCAACCTATTTTTTATATGAAGGCTTATGTATTTCCCGGACAAGGGGCCCAATTTCCCGGTATGGGTAAAGATCTTTATGAAAATAATTTAAAAGCCAAGGATTATTTTACTAGGGCTAATGATGTACTCGGCTTCAAGATAACCGATGTAATGTTTGAAGGTAGCGAGGAACAACTCAAACAAACTAAGATTACTCAGCCTGCCATCTTTTTACACTCTGTGGTCTTAGCTTTGACAACAGATGAATTTCATCCCAATGCGGTAGCAGGCCATTCATTGGGAGAGATCTCTGCACTTGTCGCCAATGGAACTCTCGCATTTGAAGATGGGCTGACACTTGTATTAAAAAGAGCACTTGCAATGCAGCATGCCTGTGAGATCAACCCTTCATCAATGGCTGCTGTATTAGGCTTAGAAGACGCTATCGTAGAGGACGTATGTAGAAGCATTGAGGAAGAAATAGTGACTCCGGCTAATTACAACTGTCCCGGACAAATTGTGATCTCCGGAACCCACAAGGGTTTGGAGATTGCGGGAGAAAAGCTTAAAGAAAAGGGTGCAAAAAGAGTAGTGCCATTAGCGGTTGGGGGAGCATTTCATTCTCCTTTAATGCAACCTGCTCATGATGAACTAGAAGAAGCAATCAATGCTACAAATTTTAACGCTCCTAAGTGTCCTATCTACCAAAACGTAGATGCTCTACCTTATAATGACGTTGAGTCCATAAAGAAAAATTTGATCGCACAACTTACCGCACCAGTCAGATGGGCACAGTCAGTGGCTAACATGATTAGTGAGGGAAATGACCATTTCGTAGAATGTGGCCCCGGTAAAGTGTTGCAGGGACTTATCAAAAAAGTTGACCGGTCGGCTAAAACAGAAAGTATTTAATCAAAACAGAACCTTAGAAGAGTACTAATCATTAGTATTCTTCTAGGTATTACTATGATTAATTAGAATATTTGTTCGTCCTATCTATAAGATATTTTCTGGAGAAACATTGATTTACTTGCTTGGCATTGACTGTTTTTTCAACTTTTCTATGTTGAATCAGCTGTTTATCAATATCCTCAATAAACGATTTCATCCGCTTAATTTGCTCAGCCAAGGTCTTATTATATTCTTTTAAAGCCTCAATGAGATCGCTGGTTTTGTTATTTTTCATAGTTCAGACGTTCAAAAAAATTACATTCTAAAATAAACATTACATAGGCATTATTACAAGTAAAATTAAGGATTTATTTATTAGAAGTGTACAATATGATATTCATTTTATGAATATAAAGCACTCTTAATAGACTGATAAATTCTTAATACACAGATAATCAAATACTTATGCTTTGAAAATAATTAGACGTTCACATAACTCAAGAAAAGACCAAAAAATTCTCCAATAATGAAAAAAGCCTGGAACCCCAGGCTTTTTTTGTTTTGGAACAATATGATTATTTAAAGGACATCTATTAAAATAAGGACCAGGCCTACAACGAGTAAAATTGCACCTATAGGATAAAGGACTGCCCCTCCTATGATAAGTAGTATTAAACCTACAGCTCCAATGATAATTCCGGTTCTGGTATTTCCAGAGACAGCCATTTGCTGTTTTACTTCTTCAGGTGCCTTTTTATATTCTTTGGCCAACGCTTTTATTTCTTTTTTCAACTCTCTTTTTTCTTGCCTCTGTTCTTTTCTAAGTTCCCTTTTTTCTTCTTTACTTAAAGCTGACTGACTTTCTTCAATCTTTGTCTCAAGTTCATTTAGCGCTTTTACTTTTTCAATCCTATTCTCTACACTTTCAATTTTTTCCTTAATCGATTGTTTCGCTACGATGGCTTCTGCAGATGCATATACTTTTGCTTCCTTTTCAAGGGGATTTTCAATTTCTATAGGTTTATCATCATTTGTAGAAGTAATTTCTTGAGAAGTTAATGCTTCATTTGTTTGATTTACTTTCTTAGGGGTTTGCTTAAAATAATAAGAATTTCCAAAAGCAACTTTACTGGATTCACATGATGAGAAAAACACTAACGACACGAGTGAAAGCGATAAGCCCAATGTAATCTTGATACTTTTCATAGAGTAATTGATTTGGTTAGTAGACTATTTCGAAGAACAATAAAAAACTTTTAATGGAGTTTTGCTTTATTTTTCTCCAATATATGGTGTAAATAGTCTTAATAGTGAACATTTTGTTGATAAAACGCACACTAGTGAAAAGTATGTATTTACTCTTAATCTCCAGAAAG
Proteins encoded:
- the fabD gene encoding ACP S-malonyltransferase produces the protein MKAYVFPGQGAQFPGMGKDLYENNLKAKDYFTRANDVLGFKITDVMFEGSEEQLKQTKITQPAIFLHSVVLALTTDEFHPNAVAGHSLGEISALVANGTLAFEDGLTLVLKRALAMQHACEINPSSMAAVLGLEDAIVEDVCRSIEEEIVTPANYNCPGQIVISGTHKGLEIAGEKLKEKGAKRVVPLAVGGAFHSPLMQPAHDELEEAINATNFNAPKCPIYQNVDALPYNDVESIKKNLIAQLTAPVRWAQSVANMISEGNDHFVECGPGKVLQGLIKKVDRSAKTESI
- a CDS encoding thiol-disulfide oxidoreductase DCC family protein yields the protein MEENNSDIYHDIVLFDGVCILCNHAVSFIINRDKHKRFKFASLQSSFGIEIQKKYCLQTHTMDSLVLFSKNKSYLKSRAALEIAKKLNGLWPIVYIFILVPPPVRNTVYDLLAKYRYNIFGKSESCNYPSDELKERFIEY
- a CDS encoding gliding motility-associated C-terminal domain-containing protein, whose product is MKHPILNLFVVVLLSLITVTAEATHIRAGEIIAELINCQTNTYRFRIIGYEDTGSDVEFGNGEIYFGHGDPVDLSTENDFFVREVIDNEKLIRVSEFVIEHTFPGAGEYTITFREFNRNADILNMSNSVQTPFYVETKLFIDPFIACNNSPVLLNPPVDGAVIGKQFLHNPGAYDPDGDSLAYKFVVPKQDVDESVDGYQYPDEYDQTAGLNPNPIKQDGSQPTEITLDPLTGELLWDSPANAGEYNVAFIVEEWRLIEGEWRLLGYVTRDMQILVDDAENDPPELAIPADTCIEAGSELLAEIVGTDPDGDRVVLTAFGGVFEQLSSPATFLPDPPTPQSSPATGNFSWQTDCSHVREKPYQINFRAADYEPATGPSLADFKIWNVTVVAPAPTGLAAEAAPGKSVNLSWDNYSCAEQAEIIQIWRKTDSTDFEPANCQVGIPEGLGYELVAEVDANVVSYRDEGLNPGANYCYRLVAVYPQPGGGKSYASEEACAQMLADAPIITKVSIDQTDMENGAISIGWRSPFEIDEALFPPPFTYEVVRVNQQNPEGAGEVISPRIADTTFVDTELNTLDDVYGYKIYLYDASDDLIDSSAVAFSVRLEPTPLVGSIALEWSADVPWSNNSPEFPYHYIYRNNVNADDESQFVLIDSVNVSDGNFSYLDDGSFNNIELSDEEEYCYYILTQGSYGNDQINPPPLINLSQIACAQPNDTIPPCTPLALSIPDGSLESCEVIVGENSCDFQNFENILVWEEDTEASCDDDIRFYNVYFSESGEEGTFNIIGTTDEARYVHGPISSLAGCYRISAVDRSGNESGLSEPICNDNCPYYELPNVFTPNGDGVNDTFRPMDGSNGDFSRCPRFVESITLRVHNRWGKEVYAYQSGNENSIYIDWDGRTESGDLLAPGVYYYVADVTFITLDPARSQQTIKGWVNIVYGREQL